AGCCGCCTCGCGTACGTGCTGTACGCGATCGGGATCACGCCGCTCGCGCCCGGCACGTTCCTGCGCACCGACGGTCTCCGCTCGATCCGGCGCAGCTTCACGGCGACCGAACTGCGGGAACAGCTCGCCGACGACCCGACGGGACCCTGGCGCGTCGAGCGGCCCACGACGTTCCGCCTGCTCGCCGTCGGGAGCGGCCGTGCCTGACGTCGCCGTCGTCGGGGCAGGCCCCGTCGGGATGCTCATCGCGGGCGAGCTCGCCCGGCGCGGACTCGACGTCACGGTCCACGAGCGCCGGGAGGCTCCCGGCGCCGGCACCCGCGCGATCGGCGTGCACGCTCCGGTGCTGGCCGCGCTCGAACGCTCGGGTCGCACCGACGCCTTGCTTGCCGTCGCCCAGCGCGTACCGCGCGGCGAGGCGCACGCGGACGGCCGCCTGCTCGGAACCGTGCGGTTCGACCGGCTCGCCACGAGGTTCCCGTTCGTCGCGACGCTTCCCCAGGCCGCGACCGAGGCGGTGCTCGCCCGCGACGCGCCTGAGCCTGTGCGCGGCGTCGCGGTGACCGGGGTCTCACAGGTGGCGGATGCGGTTCGACTCACCGCGGTCAGAGGTGACGGCGAGATCGAGATCGACGCGCCCCTCGTCGTGATCGCCGCGGGCGTGAGTGGGCGCGGCCTGGTGTATCGCATCGCCGGGCTCGCCGCGCACGAGTACCGCGACCGGTACCTCATGGCGGATGCCGCCCTGCCGCCCCGCGACGACGCCGCGACCGCGGTGGTGCATCTCGACCGCTCGGGGGTGCTGGAGTCGTTCCCGCTGCCCGACGGCATCCGCCGCTTCGTGGCGTGGGATGCCCCGGGCGGCGACCCCGACCCCGGCGCGCGCACGGCGCGCCTGCAGGCGGCGCTGCGCGCACGCGGTGAAGCGCATGCCGCGGATGCCGTCACCCACGCCACGGCGTTCGGGGTGCGGCGCGTGGTGGCCCCGAGGCTGCGCCGCGGGCGCGTCTTCGTGATCGGCGACACCGCCCACGAGGTGAGCCCGATCGGCGGTCAGGGCATGAACCTCGGCCTGCTCGACGCGGCTGCTCTGGCTCCGCTGCTGGCCGACTGGTCGCGCTCCGGGGTGGCGCCCGAGCCCGAGCTGCGCCGGTGGGAGGAGAGCCGCGTGCGCTCGGCGCGCACGGCGGCGAGACTTGCGGCGGCGAACACCGCGCTCGGGCGCCCCCTGAACCCCGCGATGCACCGGGCACGCAAGCGCGCGCTGCGCCTGGCGCTCGGCCCGGCGACGATGAGTGTGTTCGCCCGGGCGTACGCGATGGGCTTCGACGCCGACGCGTGAGCACGGTGAGCCGACCTCAGCCGACGCTTGAGCGCGGTGCGTGGGCTTCAGCCGACGCGTGAGCGGCGCGTGCTGCCGCCTTCAGCCGACACGTGAGCGGCGCGTGCGCGCCCTCAGCCGACGAGCGCGCTGCCGGTGGCGACGAGCTGCGCGGCCAGCAGGAGACCGGCGAGCATCACGAGCCGGAAGAGCGTTCGCGACGGCGAGCGCAGGATTACCAGGACCACCGTGGCGGCCGCCACCGCGGTGACGGCCGCGAAGAACACCCACGAGACCGGCGTGATCGCCGAGAGGTCACCGCCCGCGGAGCCGATCAGCACGGCGGCCGCTCCGGCGACGACCGCCGCGGCGGCGACGACGGTCGACGCGCGCGGGCCCCAACGGTGAGGAAGCCCGCGCACCCCGGTGACGGCGTCGTCGTCGAGGTCGGGGAGAACATTGGTGAGGTGGATGGCGGCACCGAGAGCCGCACCCGCGATCCACGCCCACAGCGGCGCGAAGACGGGCTCCGCGGCGGAGAGCGTCGCGAGACTGGGGAAGATCCCGAAGCTCACCAGGAACGGCACGATCGAGGCGGGGGTCGACTTCAGCCCGGCGTTGTAGGCCCACGCCGAGCCGAGCGCGAGCGCGTGCGCGGCCAGCATCCGCCATCCGAGGACCGCCGAGACGGCGAGCGCGGCCACGAGCAGGAGGAAGGCGGCCGCCCAGACGACCCGGAGCGAGACGTCGCCGCGCGCGATCGGCTTGTCCCGGCGCGCCGTGCGGCGATCGCGCGGCGCGTCGATGGCGTCGTTGGAGATGCCGACCGAGAGCTGTCCGGCGAAGACGGCGACCGCGAGCAGCGCGATGCGCGCGGGGTCGAGTCCGGCCGCCCACCCCAGCGCGAGCGCGAGCGCGGTGACCACCAGCGTCGGCCCCGGGTGCGACGATCCCCACAGCGCGCGGATCGTGCCCATGCCCGATGGTCTCACGGCGCGGTGGACCGCATGCAGCCCGCAGGCATGGGCTGCATGATCAGGCTCCAACCGCGCGAGCGGCGAGAGTCACGGCACAGAGGTCCGGCCGGGTCCGAACTGTCATCGTTCGGGCCCGGCCGGATTCGCGGGTGCGCTGGGTGACGATCCTCCGCGCTCCCGGTTCGAGGAAGTCCGAC
This region of Microbacterium thalassium genomic DNA includes:
- a CDS encoding FAD-dependent oxidoreductase, whose protein sequence is MPDVAVVGAGPVGMLIAGELARRGLDVTVHERREAPGAGTRAIGVHAPVLAALERSGRTDALLAVAQRVPRGEAHADGRLLGTVRFDRLATRFPFVATLPQAATEAVLARDAPEPVRGVAVTGVSQVADAVRLTAVRGDGEIEIDAPLVVIAAGVSGRGLVYRIAGLAAHEYRDRYLMADAALPPRDDAATAVVHLDRSGVLESFPLPDGIRRFVAWDAPGGDPDPGARTARLQAALRARGEAHAADAVTHATAFGVRRVVAPRLRRGRVFVIGDTAHEVSPIGGQGMNLGLLDAAALAPLLADWSRSGVAPEPELRRWEESRVRSARTAARLAAANTALGRPLNPAMHRARKRALRLALGPATMSVFARAYAMGFDADA
- a CDS encoding UbiA family prenyltransferase, producing MGTIRALWGSSHPGPTLVVTALALALGWAAGLDPARIALLAVAVFAGQLSVGISNDAIDAPRDRRTARRDKPIARGDVSLRVVWAAAFLLLVAALAVSAVLGWRMLAAHALALGSAWAYNAGLKSTPASIVPFLVSFGIFPSLATLSAAEPVFAPLWAWIAGAALGAAIHLTNVLPDLDDDAVTGVRGLPHRWGPRASTVVAAAAVVAGAAAVLIGSAGGDLSAITPVSWVFFAAVTAVAAATVVLVILRSPSRTLFRLVMLAGLLLAAQLVATGSALVG